One window of the Prosthecobacter dejongeii genome contains the following:
- a CDS encoding zinc ribbon domain-containing protein yields the protein MLPEITQLIKLQQRDQRIRALQKELKDIPKNEAMAKMQLAGDLAAVEAANQRAKEIEVKIKGVELDIATRQNSIKRLHDQQFETRKNDEFQALGHEIKRYESDVHALEDTELEHMEALEAAKAVLKEAQAKLAVTQERVNEDLKSLAVRAEGVKTRLVSEEAERKTLAEPVAPETLSLYDRLFNKKGDSAVVALTNGICGGCHMKVVMGTVQQLRAGELMTQCESCGRILYLVE from the coding sequence ATGCTTCCAGAAATAACCCAACTGATCAAACTGCAGCAGAGAGACCAGCGTATCCGCGCCCTCCAGAAAGAGCTCAAAGACATTCCCAAAAATGAGGCGATGGCCAAAATGCAGCTTGCGGGTGATTTAGCTGCCGTCGAGGCGGCCAATCAGCGGGCTAAAGAAATCGAAGTGAAAATCAAAGGGGTTGAGCTGGACATTGCCACTCGTCAAAACTCCATCAAACGTCTGCACGACCAGCAGTTTGAGACTCGAAAGAATGATGAATTCCAGGCCTTAGGGCATGAGATCAAACGCTACGAAAGTGACGTTCACGCTTTGGAGGATACGGAGCTGGAGCACATGGAAGCGCTGGAAGCTGCCAAAGCCGTTTTGAAAGAAGCACAGGCTAAACTGGCGGTGACCCAGGAGCGTGTGAATGAAGATTTAAAATCTTTGGCCGTCCGTGCGGAAGGGGTAAAAACTCGCTTGGTAAGTGAAGAGGCTGAACGCAAAACGCTGGCCGAGCCCGTGGCACCCGAAACTCTCAGTCTTTATGACCGCTTGTTTAACAAAAAAGGTGACTCCGCAGTGGTTGCTTTGACCAACGGTATCTGTGGAGGCTGCCACATGAAAGTAGTGATGGGTACCGTGCAGCAACTTCGTGCAGGAGAGCTTATGACCCAGTGTGAAAGCTGTGGCCGCATCTTGTATTTGGTGGAATAA
- the modA gene encoding molybdate ABC transporter substrate-binding protein: MSRKLIAALLLVAAGALVLYSLRSGSRAAAPTLTVYCAAGLKKPVEAIAAQYQKELGVSVSLQFGGSGTLLTQLRVANRGDIFIAADEGSLADAHKMKVTREVLPLAIQHPVIAVAKGNPKNIRTLADLEKPDVRLALTNPEAASIGKVTQKLLGPRWENLVQKAAVMKPTVTEVAADTQLGAVDAALVWDSVLAQFKDLEKVEVPELSNHEEKASAAILNSAASSTEALKFARYMAAPDKGGLIFKTLGFQPAGGDKWAAKPELILYSGGVNRPAIEKLVQDFATREGISITTVFNGCGILCAAMKTMGDSTSPKFPDVYYACDVCFVPPVAEHFPEAVLLTEAQIVIAVPRGNPKNIRTLADLAQPGLRVGLCNAEQSTLGFMTQGILKSMNLLESVSKNASSQVPTGDFLVNQLRTGSLDAAIVYQINIQNQSQQFDAIPLPADKAKAVQPFAVRANSPNKQLGHRMLLWLQENQKSFTDAGFVWKGNTPAIKSSEIEVPEWLKQK, from the coding sequence ATGTCTCGGAAACTCATTGCCGCCTTGCTCCTAGTCGCCGCAGGGGCCCTGGTTCTTTACAGCCTGCGCTCGGGCAGTCGTGCAGCGGCACCGACGCTTACCGTGTATTGTGCTGCAGGTTTAAAGAAACCTGTCGAAGCTATCGCCGCACAATATCAAAAGGAGTTAGGCGTCTCCGTTTCCCTTCAGTTCGGCGGTTCAGGGACCTTGCTTACTCAGCTTCGAGTGGCTAACCGAGGGGACATTTTCATCGCTGCAGACGAAGGCTCTTTAGCAGATGCCCATAAGATGAAGGTGACGCGCGAAGTCCTTCCCTTAGCCATTCAGCACCCCGTCATCGCAGTGGCCAAAGGCAACCCCAAGAACATACGCACTCTAGCCGATCTAGAAAAGCCAGACGTGCGGCTGGCCCTCACCAACCCCGAGGCTGCCAGCATCGGTAAGGTCACCCAAAAGTTGCTCGGCCCACGCTGGGAAAACCTGGTCCAAAAAGCCGCCGTCATGAAACCCACCGTCACCGAGGTCGCAGCAGACACTCAGTTAGGAGCCGTAGATGCCGCCCTCGTTTGGGACAGCGTTTTAGCCCAGTTTAAAGATCTCGAAAAAGTGGAGGTTCCAGAGCTTTCGAATCACGAAGAAAAAGCCAGTGCAGCGATCCTCAACAGCGCCGCATCTTCTACTGAGGCCCTTAAATTCGCCAGATATATGGCAGCCCCTGATAAAGGTGGCCTCATCTTTAAAACGTTAGGCTTTCAGCCAGCAGGAGGAGACAAATGGGCAGCTAAACCCGAACTCATTCTTTATAGCGGTGGTGTCAATCGACCCGCCATTGAAAAGCTTGTGCAGGACTTCGCCACCCGTGAAGGCATCAGCATCACCACCGTTTTTAATGGCTGTGGCATCCTCTGCGCGGCCATGAAAACCATGGGTGACAGCACCAGTCCCAAGTTCCCCGACGTCTATTATGCCTGTGATGTTTGCTTTGTCCCACCTGTAGCCGAACACTTTCCAGAAGCGGTGTTGCTAACAGAAGCCCAAATCGTCATTGCCGTGCCGAGAGGCAATCCCAAAAACATCCGCACCCTGGCAGATCTCGCCCAACCAGGCCTTCGCGTCGGCCTTTGCAATGCCGAGCAATCCACGCTCGGTTTCATGACTCAGGGAATTTTGAAGTCCATGAATCTCCTGGAGAGCGTTAGCAAAAACGCATCTAGCCAAGTTCCCACCGGCGATTTTCTCGTCAATCAACTCCGCACTGGTTCCCTAGATGCGGCCATCGTTTATCAGATCAACATTCAGAATCAGTCCCAGCAATTCGACGCCATTCCTCTACCGGCGGACAAAGCGAAAGCGGTTCAACCCTTTGCCGTTCGAGCCAATTCCCCTAACAAACAACTCGGCCACCGAATGCTCCTTTGGTTACAAGAAAATCAAAAGAGCTTCACCGATGCCGGTTTTGTTTGGAAAGGTAATACCCCAGCCATCAAAAGCAGCGAGATTGAAGTCCCCGAATGGCTAAAACAGAAGTGA
- a CDS encoding rhodanese-like domain-containing protein: MACKPPSIAPAAVEPPAVLLPDSVQPLTPAETATWITTHPGALILDLRMPEEVTREGKLTGSQNHDYLQPSTTEYLSKLDRRKPYLLYCAIGGRSTRAAVQMQNLGFTQLFILKGGLNAWLTEGREVIK, from the coding sequence ATGGCTTGCAAGCCTCCATCCATCGCCCCTGCGGCAGTGGAACCGCCAGCTGTCCTTTTGCCAGACAGTGTGCAGCCATTAACCCCTGCTGAAACAGCCACTTGGATCACCACTCATCCTGGTGCTTTGATCCTGGATCTCCGGATGCCGGAGGAAGTCACTCGTGAAGGCAAACTTACGGGATCTCAAAACCACGATTACCTCCAACCCTCCACGACAGAATACCTATCAAAACTAGATCGCCGTAAGCCCTACCTTTTGTATTGTGCCATCGGCGGCCGCTCCACCCGTGCTGCTGTGCAAATGCAAAACCTAGGTTTCACACAACTTTTCATTCTCAAAGGTGGACTTAATGCTTGGCTTACCGAAGGCCGCGAAGTCATCAAGTAG
- a CDS encoding DMT family protein has protein sequence MNWAIVKAVCLLSVANVFMTFAWYAHLKDMKAKPWFIAAVLSWGIAFFEYVLQVPANRIGSTALNLPQLKIIQEVITLTVFVPFVFFYMKQPLKWDYLWAACCMCGAVYFIFRK, from the coding sequence ATGAACTGGGCGATCGTTAAAGCCGTCTGTCTTCTTTCTGTGGCGAATGTTTTTATGACTTTCGCTTGGTATGCCCATCTCAAGGATATGAAGGCCAAGCCGTGGTTCATCGCTGCGGTACTGAGTTGGGGGATTGCCTTCTTTGAATATGTGCTGCAGGTGCCAGCGAATCGCATCGGTAGCACCGCATTGAATCTGCCTCAGCTCAAAATCATCCAAGAGGTGATTACGCTGACGGTGTTTGTGCCATTTGTATTCTTCTACATGAAACAGCCTTTGAAATGGGATTATCTGTGGGCGGCTTGTTGCATGTGTGGTGCGGTTTATTTCATTTTCAGAAAGTAG